One genomic segment of Lampris incognitus isolate fLamInc1 chromosome 2, fLamInc1.hap2, whole genome shotgun sequence includes these proteins:
- the LOC130107851 gene encoding uncharacterized protein LOC130107851, whose translation MESSATGLSPFECSLGYQPPLFPHQELEVAVPSTRAHLRRCRRVWKTARAAMLQATERARRSANRRRVPAPAYRPGQRVWLLARDLPLPTLNRKLAPRYVGPYTIDRIVNPSAVRLHLPTSLKIHPVFHVSRLKPVATSPVSPPVQAPPPPRVLDGGDMVWDVDQLLAVRRRGRGYQYLVDWVGYGPEDRSWVPRSYLADPALLEEFYRAHPNAIGRSPGVFRRRGGPVVVTPPRAAAPARSSHSPSSDEPETSERSRSETSAALHQVFAIIHQAHLWQSGSLLQEASQNVSQCFDVLNPAVKF comes from the coding sequence atggagagttcggctaccggtttgtcccccttcgagtgttccctgggctatcaaccccctctgttcccccatcaggagttggaggtagcggtcccgtccacgagggcccatctccgccgatgccggcgcgtttggaagaccgcccgggccgctatgttgcaagctacagagcgggcccggcgcagcgccaaccggcggagagtgccggccccagcttatcgacctggccagagggtatggctcctggcccgggacctgcccctccctaccctcaaccggaagctggctccccgctacgtcggtccctacaccatcgaccgcatcgtcaacccttcggcggtgcgtctccatctccctacctcactcaagatccatcccgtcttccatgtctcgcgcctcaaaccggtagccaccagccccgtgtctccccctgtccaagctcctccaccccccagggtcctcgacggtggtgacatggtctgggatgtcgaccagctgctcgccgtacgccgccgggggcgtgggtaccaatacctggtggactgggttggctatgggcccgaggaccgcagctgggttccccggtcctacctggccgaccccgcactcctggaggagttctatcgggcccaccccaacgccatcggacggtcgcccggtgtcttccgtaggagggggggtcctgttgtggttacaccgccccgagctgccgccccggcacgttcaagccactcccccagctcggacgagccggaaacatccgagcgctcgcgctctgagacgagcgctgcactgcaccaggtgtttgccatcatccatcaggcacacctgtggcaatcaggcagccttctacaagaagcctcccagaacgtctctcagtgcttcgacgtactgaaccctgcggtaaagttctga